A window of the Mucilaginibacter sp. cycad4 genome harbors these coding sequences:
- a CDS encoding FecR domain-containing protein, with the protein MMDDLLTKYMLNETTPVENETINRWLGENDDNRKYFDHFKLIWDTSRELKIESKLDPDASWAEFKQLAQNRGEASAKIRSLNPTNRWLKMAAMWLVILGSAAGLYTLFKPVKVNILTLQSGNIVCKVTLSDGSLITMNKNSVLNYPDRFTGDTREISLKGEAFFDVAHDKSKPFMIHVNDVVVKVVGTSFNIKATGPNTEVIVETGVVQVIQQEIIVKLKPKEKASVQGGRLQKGSSQDELYNYYRTQKFVANKTPLWRLVDVLNEAYHANIVIDNKKLANRTITTTFKADSLDGILEVISKTLGDVKVIKKPHLIIIKN; encoded by the coding sequence ATGATGGACGATTTATTAACCAAATACATGCTGAACGAGACCACGCCGGTTGAGAATGAAACCATCAACCGCTGGCTTGGCGAAAATGACGATAACCGAAAGTATTTTGATCATTTTAAACTGATCTGGGATACCAGCCGCGAACTTAAGATAGAAAGTAAGCTTGATCCCGATGCCTCATGGGCCGAATTTAAACAGCTGGCACAAAACAGGGGAGAGGCATCGGCTAAAATAAGATCTTTGAACCCGACAAACCGCTGGCTTAAAATGGCTGCTATGTGGCTGGTGATATTAGGGAGCGCGGCGGGCTTGTACACCCTGTTCAAGCCGGTTAAAGTCAATATACTTACACTGCAAAGCGGCAATATAGTATGCAAGGTTACCTTATCTGATGGATCATTGATCACCATGAATAAAAACTCGGTATTAAATTACCCGGACAGGTTTACCGGCGATACCAGGGAGATCTCCCTAAAAGGGGAAGCCTTTTTTGATGTAGCTCATGATAAATCAAAACCATTTATGATCCACGTGAATGATGTGGTTGTAAAGGTGGTTGGCACATCGTTCAATATCAAAGCTACCGGCCCTAATACTGAGGTTATTGTTGAAACCGGCGTAGTGCAGGTAATTCAGCAGGAGATCATTGTAAAGCTAAAGCCGAAAGAGAAAGCATCAGTACAGGGCGGTCGCCTGCAAAAAGGCAGCAGCCAGGATGAGCTATATAATTATTATCGCACCCAAAAGTTTGTGGCTAATAAAACTCCGCTATGGCGCCTGGTTGATGTGCTTAATGAAGCCTATCATGCAAATATTGTGATAGATAATAAAAAACTGGCTAACAGGACTATTACAACCACATTTAAAGCAGATTCACTCGACGGGATATTAGAGGTCATAAGCAAAACCCTTGGCGACGTTAAAGTGATCAAAAAACCTCATCTCATCATAATCAAAAACTGA
- a CDS encoding carboxypeptidase-like regulatory domain-containing protein, translating into MEKKLNILFYIMLVLAGCLLITNALAQDNLNRTVALNVKQKKIAEILSIIGEKGKFYFSYSNDVIKTDSVVSMVSFGQTIKNLLDELFHGKVDYKESPGYIILRPTPYRLTLVPDTLAGPGNVYYISGYVYDDITGKKLYNASVYEKNSLESTLTDQNGYFQLKIKANGMITLNVSKELYRDTSINFLNNVNVSIKPREYYYSADAANSKSDRSWLGRMFLSSGQKIQNLNLGGYLSTVPVQTSLLPSLGSHGMMSGQIVNNFSLNILGGYNGGVNGVELGGLFNINKQEVKYVQAAGLFNIVGGNSKGVQLAGINNNDQKNMEGIQAAGIYNMVKDSLKGVQLAGIFNHVSNSKGIQAAGIYNYTRKNNIGFSIAGIANVTGNEASGMQIAGIFNKARVIKGVSFAIVNIADTLDGYGIGLLNISRNGYAKIEAYSNEITTTNIAFKSGNAKLYSIISGGVNFTDKHVYYSTGFGLGHDFIFNNNISLSVEGSTHLLLAKGWKNQNQVNRVSALINFKAGSKVSFFAGPSFNVYTNYGDHPGDSDIQQIIKNKPGLIDWGNRTKGWIGWSAGITIL; encoded by the coding sequence ATGGAAAAGAAACTAAACATATTATTTTATATAATGCTCGTACTGGCGGGCTGCCTGCTCATTACCAATGCGCTGGCGCAGGATAACCTGAACCGTACTGTAGCGCTCAATGTTAAACAAAAAAAGATAGCCGAGATCCTTTCCATTATTGGCGAAAAAGGCAAATTTTATTTTTCATACAGCAACGATGTCATCAAAACCGATAGCGTAGTGAGCATGGTATCATTCGGGCAAACGATCAAAAACCTGCTTGATGAGCTGTTTCATGGTAAGGTTGATTATAAGGAATCGCCGGGGTATATTATACTCCGGCCTACGCCGTACAGGTTAACCCTCGTACCTGATACCCTGGCCGGCCCTGGTAATGTTTATTACATCAGCGGTTATGTGTATGACGATATCACCGGCAAAAAACTTTACAACGCCAGTGTGTATGAAAAAAATTCTTTGGAATCAACCCTTACCGATCAGAACGGTTACTTCCAGCTCAAGATAAAAGCTAACGGTATGATCACGCTTAATGTGAGTAAGGAGCTATATCGTGATACCAGCATCAATTTTTTAAATAATGTAAACGTATCTATAAAACCACGCGAATATTATTACAGCGCCGATGCCGCAAATTCAAAATCAGACAGGAGCTGGCTGGGAAGAATGTTCCTGTCATCAGGCCAGAAAATACAGAACCTTAATTTAGGCGGGTATCTTTCTACTGTTCCGGTACAAACCTCGCTTTTACCAAGTTTGGGAAGCCATGGTATGATGAGCGGGCAAATAGTCAATAACTTTTCGCTCAATATTTTAGGGGGATATAACGGTGGCGTTAATGGCGTTGAACTTGGGGGGCTGTTTAATATCAACAAACAGGAAGTTAAATATGTACAGGCGGCCGGGCTCTTTAATATTGTTGGGGGTAACAGCAAAGGCGTTCAACTTGCCGGGATTAATAATAACGATCAGAAAAACATGGAAGGCATCCAGGCGGCAGGCATATACAATATGGTAAAAGATAGCCTCAAGGGCGTTCAGCTTGCCGGGATCTTTAACCACGTGAGCAATAGTAAAGGCATTCAAGCGGCAGGTATTTACAATTACACCCGGAAAAACAACATAGGTTTTAGTATTGCGGGGATAGCTAACGTTACGGGTAACGAAGCAAGCGGAATGCAGATAGCAGGAATCTTTAATAAAGCCCGGGTTATAAAAGGCGTGTCATTTGCTATCGTAAATATTGCCGATACGCTTGATGGTTATGGCATAGGCTTACTAAATATTTCGCGTAATGGATATGCTAAAATTGAGGCATATAGTAACGAGATCACTACGACAAACATTGCCTTTAAATCGGGGAATGCTAAATTGTATTCCATCATATCAGGCGGCGTTAATTTTACGGATAAGCATGTTTATTACAGCACAGGTTTTGGTTTGGGCCACGATTTTATCTTCAATAATAATATATCACTGTCGGTTGAGGGCTCAACGCATTTATTGTTGGCTAAAGGATGGAAAAATCAAAATCAAGTAAACCGCGTAAGTGCGTTGATAAATTTCAAGGCAGGTTCAAAAGTTAGTTTTTTTGCGGGGCCGTCATTTAACGTTTACACCAACTACGGCGATCATCCCGGTGACAGCGATATTCAGCAGATCATAAAAAACAAACCCGGTTTGATTGATTGGGGCAACCGTACAAAAGGCTGGATCGGCTGGTCGGCCGGTATCACGATATTGTAA
- a CDS encoding RidA family protein produces the protein MKKLLYLILLCASSACFAQEANKDVAFLNPSAVGKPFGYSHAVIVDLGKNKMVIMSGQVGLDQAGKLAGNGDLASQTGQVFTNIKNIVEAAGGTMNDLVELNYYLMDASQVQVVRSIRDKYVNTKQPPASTLVQVSKLFRDDILIEIKATAVIKKK, from the coding sequence ATGAAAAAACTCCTTTATCTCATTTTGCTCTGCGCATCGTCGGCTTGTTTTGCCCAGGAAGCGAATAAAGATGTGGCTTTCTTAAACCCGTCTGCCGTTGGGAAGCCTTTTGGCTATTCGCACGCTGTAATTGTTGATCTGGGTAAAAATAAAATGGTGATCATGTCGGGTCAGGTTGGTTTAGATCAGGCTGGTAAGCTTGCCGGCAATGGTGATCTGGCCAGCCAAACGGGACAGGTTTTTACTAATATCAAAAACATTGTTGAGGCCGCAGGCGGGACTATGAATGACCTGGTTGAGTTGAATTATTACCTGATGGATGCATCGCAGGTGCAGGTGGTTCGTAGTATCAGGGATAAATATGTGAATACTAAGCAGCCACCGGCAAGTACACTGGTGCAGGTAAGTAAGCTTTTCAGGGATGATATTTTAATTGAGATAAAAGCGACAGCTGTTATCAAAAAGAAGTGA
- a CDS encoding cytochrome c: MDFKKALILLFITLFTSIASQAQTRHKKPAARKAAAGFKKSMANGQALFTQYCVACHQADGLGVPHMNPPLVNTTYVLGDKSKLIKVILNGFDEDVEINGETYSNTMAAHDFMKDREIADVLTYVRNSFGNKASAVTIAQVKATRATNKK, from the coding sequence ATGGACTTTAAAAAAGCCCTCATTTTATTATTCATAACCTTATTTACAAGTATTGCCTCACAGGCACAAACAAGGCATAAAAAACCGGCGGCAAGGAAAGCTGCCGCCGGTTTTAAAAAATCAATGGCCAATGGCCAGGCCCTTTTTACTCAATATTGTGTGGCCTGCCACCAGGCAGATGGTTTGGGTGTACCGCACATGAACCCGCCGCTGGTTAACACAACTTATGTTTTAGGCGATAAAAGCAAGCTCATTAAAGTAATACTTAACGGTTTTGATGAGGATGTGGAAATAAACGGCGAAACCTATTCAAACACCATGGCGGCACATGATTTTATGAAGGATCGGGAAATTGCAGATGTATTAACCTACGTGCGCAACAGCTTTGGTAATAAAGCCAGCGCTGTTACTATTGCACAGGTAAAAGCTACAAGGGCTACTAATAAAAAGTAG
- a CDS encoding PQQ-dependent sugar dehydrogenase, translated as MKNRKLLRSILPVVAMGGIMFITACKSNNDSKKTADSTSTPAPSTENAGLKTPEGFSASIIAEKLGGTRHIAITPQGDIYVKLTNVKNNKGILMLHEDGSKATVKNSFGAYSGTGMSIKNGYLYASSDEEVFRYKMNDKGEVMNPEQPEKIVTGLISRHEHEAKAITLDNDGNIYVNIGAYSNACQVEDRKKGSPGQKGCPILDSAGGIWQFKADKLNQHYGDGVRYATGLRNVVGITWNQQNNQLFVMQHGRDQLFEFYPQYFTAKQSAILPAECMYALKKGDNAGWPYMYYDQEQHKKMLMPEYGGDGKIEGGKDAIDPAAAYPGHLAPNGLLFYTGDQFPAKYKNGAFIAFHGSWNRAPEPQAGYFVVFQPFKDGKPDGQWEVFADGFSGSAANTASGAAAHRPCGLAQGPDGSLYVTDDVAGNIYKITYKK; from the coding sequence ATGAAAAACCGCAAATTATTACGTTCCATACTGCCTGTAGTTGCTATGGGAGGTATCATGTTTATTACAGCCTGCAAAAGTAATAACGACTCAAAGAAAACTGCCGACAGCACTTCTACCCCTGCTCCATCAACAGAAAACGCGGGTCTTAAAACTCCAGAAGGCTTTAGCGCCAGCATTATTGCCGAAAAGCTTGGTGGTACCCGTCATATTGCCATCACTCCACAAGGCGACATCTACGTAAAACTCACCAATGTCAAAAACAATAAGGGGATATTAATGCTCCACGAAGATGGCAGCAAGGCTACCGTAAAGAACAGCTTTGGCGCTTATAGCGGCACAGGCATGTCGATTAAAAATGGGTACCTGTATGCCTCATCAGACGAAGAGGTTTTTCGTTATAAAATGAACGATAAGGGCGAGGTGATGAATCCTGAGCAGCCCGAAAAAATAGTGACCGGTCTTATTAGCCGTCATGAGCATGAAGCTAAAGCCATAACGCTTGATAACGATGGCAACATTTACGTAAACATTGGCGCTTACTCAAATGCCTGCCAGGTGGAAGACCGAAAAAAAGGTTCCCCGGGCCAAAAGGGCTGCCCTATTTTAGATTCGGCCGGCGGCATCTGGCAATTTAAAGCTGATAAATTGAACCAGCATTATGGCGATGGCGTACGTTATGCCACCGGTCTGCGGAATGTTGTAGGTATTACCTGGAACCAGCAAAACAACCAGCTTTTTGTAATGCAGCATGGCCGCGACCAGCTTTTTGAATTCTATCCACAATATTTCACTGCTAAGCAATCTGCCATATTACCTGCCGAGTGTATGTACGCGCTTAAAAAGGGTGATAACGCGGGCTGGCCTTACATGTACTACGATCAGGAACAACATAAAAAAATGCTGATGCCTGAATATGGAGGCGACGGTAAGATTGAAGGCGGAAAAGATGCTATCGATCCTGCAGCTGCTTATCCGGGTCACCTTGCCCCTAATGGGCTGTTATTTTACACCGGCGATCAGTTCCCGGCGAAGTATAAAAATGGTGCGTTCATAGCTTTTCATGGCTCATGGAACCGCGCACCTGAACCGCAGGCTGGCTACTTCGTGGTATTTCAGCCGTTTAAAGATGGCAAGCCCGATGGCCAGTGGGAAGTTTTTGCCGATGGATTTTCTGGCTCCGCTGCCAATACTGCTTCGGGCGCTGCGGCCCACCGTCCATGCGGCTTAGCGCAGGGCCCGGACGGCTCACTTTATGTTACCGACGATGTGGCTGGAAATATTTACAAAATCACCTATAAAAAATAA
- a CDS encoding substrate-binding domain-containing protein, whose protein sequence is MKKKLSIVDIANSLNISKTTVSFILNGRAQEKRISDELVKRVLQYVKEVGYKPNSLAKSLRTGKSNIIGLLVQDISNHFFATIARRIEDLAYQNGYKIIYSSTDNDTQKTRELIAMFRDRHVDGYIITPPDNIEEDISDLIKDGFPVVLFDRYLPKVATDYVVVDNLFSTFNATQYLIDKGHKNIAFITYSSIQTQMIERLEGYEKAMHQSKLKSNITEVDFHTSDQELLKLMTNFLEKNKDVDAILFANNHLGKCGLKAIRKAGKNIPGDIALIAFDDYELFELYTPAVTAIAQPIDEIADNVIKLLMERLNAATPEEKNQHITLATELIIRDSSN, encoded by the coding sequence TTGAAGAAGAAATTATCTATAGTTGACATTGCCAATAGCCTCAATATATCTAAAACTACGGTATCTTTTATCCTGAACGGCCGCGCACAGGAAAAACGCATCAGCGATGAGCTGGTGAAGCGCGTACTACAGTATGTAAAAGAGGTTGGTTATAAACCCAATTCGTTGGCCAAAAGTTTACGGACCGGCAAATCAAATATCATTGGCTTGCTGGTACAGGATATTTCCAATCATTTTTTTGCCACAATAGCCCGTCGTATAGAGGATCTTGCTTACCAAAACGGTTATAAGATCATTTATAGCAGTACTGATAATGATACCCAAAAAACCCGCGAACTAATAGCTATGTTTCGCGACAGGCATGTTGACGGTTACATTATTACCCCGCCCGATAATATTGAAGAGGATATCAGCGATTTGATTAAAGATGGTTTCCCGGTGGTGCTTTTTGACCGCTACCTGCCTAAAGTAGCCACCGATTATGTAGTGGTTGATAACCTGTTCAGCACTTTTAACGCCACACAGTACCTTATTGATAAAGGACATAAAAACATCGCTTTTATAACTTACAGTTCTATCCAAACCCAAATGATAGAGAGGCTGGAAGGTTATGAAAAAGCCATGCACCAAAGTAAATTGAAATCCAATATAACCGAAGTTGATTTTCACACTTCCGATCAGGAACTGCTTAAATTAATGACAAACTTCCTGGAAAAAAATAAAGATGTCGATGCCATCCTGTTCGCCAATAATCATTTGGGCAAATGCGGCTTGAAGGCCATCCGTAAGGCAGGTAAAAATATACCGGGTGATATTGCTTTGATCGCGTTTGATGATTACGAGCTTTTTGAATTATATACCCCGGCTGTTACCGCTATAGCTCAGCCAATTGATGAAATAGCCGACAATGTGATCAAGCTGCTGATGGAAAGGCTTAACGCTGCAACCCCCGAAGAAAAAAATCAACACATAACATTAGCCACAGAATTAATTATCAGGGATTCATCAAACTAA
- a CDS encoding arylesterase: protein MNKVTLSGILLAALTMAGCGDGAKSPNNDQPQAATETAKTDSASKKIVLFFGDSLTAGYGLDDPADAFPGVISRRVDSLKLPYKVINAGLSGETTAGGNARIDWLLKQKIDVFVLELGANDGLRGIPVNETAKNLQSIVNKVKAKYPDAKLVLLGMQVPPNMGADYTGKFKNIFPNLAKKNNMALVPFLLQGVGGIPSLNQGDGIHPTARGAKIVANNVWAVLQDELK from the coding sequence ATGAACAAAGTTACATTAAGCGGTATCTTGCTTGCGGCCCTCACTATGGCAGGTTGCGGCGATGGTGCTAAATCACCAAACAATGATCAGCCGCAAGCTGCTACAGAAACTGCAAAAACTGATTCGGCATCAAAAAAAATAGTTTTATTTTTTGGCGATAGCCTCACTGCCGGGTATGGTCTTGATGATCCGGCCGATGCATTTCCGGGTGTGATCAGTCGCCGGGTTGACTCATTAAAATTACCGTATAAAGTAATAAATGCCGGATTAAGCGGCGAAACTACCGCCGGCGGCAATGCCCGGATAGACTGGCTGTTAAAGCAAAAAATAGATGTTTTTGTACTGGAGCTTGGTGCTAACGACGGCCTTCGCGGGATCCCGGTAAACGAAACCGCCAAAAATCTGCAATCAATAGTTAATAAGGTAAAAGCTAAATATCCCGATGCCAAACTTGTTTTGCTGGGCATGCAGGTACCGCCAAACATGGGCGCCGATTACACCGGTAAGTTCAAAAACATTTTCCCCAATCTGGCTAAAAAAAACAATATGGCCCTTGTTCCCTTTTTATTACAAGGCGTTGGCGGTATACCATCACTTAACCAGGGCGATGGCATCCACCCTACCGCTCGGGGTGCAAAGATTGTAGCCAACAACGTATGGGCAGTTTTGCAAGATGAATTGAAATGA
- a CDS encoding FtsX-like permease family protein — translation MDKLMDSTAVDFKRKINIPWLFSMAWRDSRRNRSRLFLFISAIVFGIAALVAIYSFKYNVQNDVNDQAATLIGADLAISGNKPVDDKLKHLLDSLGDERSQERSFASMLYFPRTKGTRLVQIRALQGGFPYYGTLETTPEAAGLNFRQGKMALVDKTLMLQFNAKVGDSVKVGNLNFLIAGILNKAPGQSGVMAGIAPVVYIPMQYLEQTGLVKIGSRVNYSFYYKFNSSVNVDKLSKKIDPILDRAGMRFETIETKKDNTGRAFGDLSRFLSLVGFVALLLGCVGVASAIHIYVKEKIASIAIMRCLGVKSSEAFLIYLIQIIGIGIIGSVTGATLGTAVQHLLPLVFKDFLPFTISVQISWMAIGQGILLGVIISILFALLPLISVRNISPLNTLRISFDESGNRRDPLRWLVYLLILIFIIAFTYLQLDSLIGSILFTLGILIAFMILTATAWLLMRVTKAIIKGSWSYLWRQGFANLYRPNNQTIILIVSIGLSTMFICTLYFVQTLLVQQVNLSTSGNQSNMILFDIQNSQEKGVVQLTKQQGLPVLQQVPIVTMRIEQVNGKTAADLTKDSTIKIQHGVFAWEYRVTFRDSLTSSEKLLDGKWIGKADPSKEIPVSVEENLSKRGSLKISDKIVFNVQGVQMPAYVASIRKVNWGKVQTNFQVVFPKGVLEDAPQFHVLMTHVPSNKVSAAFQQLVVRTYPNVSIIDLGLILSVVDELLSKISYVIRFMSAFSIITGIVVLIASVRISKYQRIQESVLLRTLGASRKQIFTITALEYWFLGSLSALTGILIAFAGTYFLAKYSFEIPYSVNILPALVLFLIVSLLTVIIGLLNSRGVLNKPPLEILRTNA, via the coding sequence ATGGATAAGCTAATGGATAGTACCGCTGTTGATTTTAAAAGAAAGATAAATATCCCCTGGCTGTTCAGTATGGCCTGGCGCGATAGCAGGCGCAACCGCTCCAGGTTGTTCCTTTTTATATCGGCCATTGTATTTGGCATAGCTGCATTGGTGGCTATTTATTCGTTCAAATACAATGTACAAAATGATGTGAACGATCAGGCAGCAACCCTCATCGGCGCCGATCTGGCCATATCAGGCAACAAACCGGTTGACGATAAATTGAAGCATCTGCTCGATTCATTGGGTGATGAGCGCTCACAGGAACGGAGCTTTGCATCGATGCTTTATTTCCCGCGCACAAAAGGCACACGGTTAGTGCAGATCAGGGCTTTACAGGGAGGTTTTCCCTACTATGGTACTTTAGAAACCACACCCGAAGCTGCCGGGCTTAATTTCAGGCAGGGCAAAATGGCCCTGGTTGATAAAACCCTGATGCTGCAGTTCAATGCCAAAGTAGGTGATTCGGTTAAAGTGGGTAACCTCAATTTCCTGATTGCCGGCATCCTGAATAAAGCACCCGGGCAAAGCGGTGTAATGGCAGGTATAGCACCGGTGGTTTATATCCCCATGCAGTACCTGGAGCAAACCGGGCTTGTAAAAATTGGCAGCCGGGTTAATTACAGCTTTTACTATAAGTTCAATTCATCTGTAAATGTAGATAAGCTCAGCAAAAAAATTGACCCGATACTTGACAGAGCAGGAATGCGCTTTGAAACCATCGAAACAAAAAAAGACAATACAGGTCGGGCATTTGGCGACCTGAGTCGCTTTTTATCGCTGGTTGGCTTTGTAGCCTTGTTACTGGGTTGCGTTGGTGTAGCCAGTGCTATTCATATTTATGTAAAAGAGAAAATTGCATCAATAGCTATTATGCGCTGTTTGGGCGTTAAATCGTCCGAAGCATTTTTAATTTACCTGATACAAATTATTGGAATAGGCATCATTGGTTCTGTTACCGGGGCTACATTGGGTACGGCTGTTCAACATTTACTGCCGCTGGTATTTAAGGATTTTCTGCCTTTTACCATCTCCGTACAAATATCGTGGATGGCTATAGGACAGGGCATTTTGCTGGGTGTGATTATTTCTATCCTTTTTGCATTACTGCCATTAATCTCTGTACGAAATATCTCGCCGCTCAATACACTCCGAATTTCGTTTGATGAAAGCGGGAACAGGCGGGATCCTTTGCGTTGGCTGGTTTACCTGCTGATACTAATCTTTATAATAGCCTTTACTTATTTGCAGTTAGACAGCTTGATAGGTAGTATCCTGTTTACACTTGGAATCTTAATTGCGTTCATGATCCTTACAGCGACAGCATGGTTACTGATGCGTGTTACTAAAGCCATTATTAAAGGCTCCTGGAGCTATTTGTGGCGGCAGGGATTTGCCAATTTATATCGTCCCAACAATCAAACAATTATCCTCATTGTATCTATCGGCTTAAGCACAATGTTTATCTGCACACTTTATTTTGTGCAAACGTTACTGGTGCAGCAGGTTAATCTTTCAACCAGCGGCAATCAATCAAACATGATCCTGTTTGATATCCAGAACAGCCAGGAAAAAGGTGTTGTTCAGTTGACAAAGCAACAGGGGTTGCCGGTACTGCAGCAGGTACCTATTGTGACCATGCGGATTGAACAGGTCAACGGTAAAACCGCAGCTGATCTTACAAAGGACAGTACCATCAAAATACAGCATGGCGTATTTGCCTGGGAGTACCGGGTAACCTTTAGAGATTCGCTAACCTCGTCAGAAAAATTACTGGACGGCAAATGGATCGGCAAAGCTGATCCCTCTAAAGAAATCCCGGTATCTGTGGAAGAAAACCTATCCAAACGGGGTAGCTTAAAAATTAGCGATAAAATAGTATTTAATGTACAGGGCGTACAAATGCCTGCATATGTAGCCAGTATCCGTAAGGTTAACTGGGGTAAGGTACAAACCAATTTCCAGGTGGTTTTCCCTAAAGGTGTACTGGAAGATGCTCCACAGTTTCATGTATTGATGACGCATGTGCCCTCAAACAAAGTATCGGCAGCTTTTCAGCAGTTGGTAGTACGCACATATCCCAATGTTTCTATTATCGATCTTGGCCTAATTTTGAGTGTGGTTGATGAGTTGTTAAGCAAAATAAGTTACGTTATCCGTTTCATGAGCGCGTTCAGTATTATCACAGGTATTGTGGTGCTGATAGCATCGGTGCGGATCAGTAAATATCAGCGGATCCAGGAAAGTGTGTTGCTACGCACCCTTGGAGCCAGCCGCAAACAAATTTTTACTATAACCGCGTTGGAGTATTGGTTTTTGGGTAGCCTATCTGCCCTAACCGGAATCCTGATAGCTTTTGCAGGCACTTATTTCCTGGCAAAATATAGTTTCGAAATACCATACAGTGTGAATATATTGCCGGCACTTGTACTATTTTTGATAGTAAGTTTGCTGACTGTTATTATTGGTTTACTGAATAGCCGCGGGGTACTTAACAAGCCACCGCTTGAGATTTTAAGAACAAACGCCTGA
- a CDS encoding ABC transporter ATP-binding protein, with protein sequence MDNILNISDLSKTYQSAGRTLNVLDQINFSVAVGSTNAIVGPSGSGKTTLLGLCAGLDRSTSGTVELNGINLNKLTEDQRAQVRNQHVGFIFQNFQLLPTLTALENVMVPLELRGEKNIKVRALDLLDKVGLSERGHHYPLQLSGGEQQRVSLARAFSNAPRILFADEPTGNLDAETSDKVIKLIFDLNKEAGTTLVVVTHDLELAAKTQRIIRIKGGKLIADEKTING encoded by the coding sequence GTGGACAATATCCTCAATATCTCTGATTTAAGTAAAACATACCAAAGTGCCGGTCGTACGCTCAACGTGCTCGATCAAATAAATTTCTCAGTAGCAGTAGGTTCAACCAATGCCATTGTTGGGCCTTCAGGCAGCGGAAAAACCACCTTGCTTGGCCTTTGCGCCGGGCTTGACCGTTCAACTTCAGGCACTGTTGAGCTCAATGGGATCAACCTCAACAAGCTTACAGAAGACCAGCGTGCACAAGTACGTAATCAGCACGTAGGATTCATATTTCAGAATTTCCAGCTATTACCTACACTAACTGCCCTCGAAAACGTGATGGTACCGCTCGAGCTCAGAGGCGAAAAAAATATCAAGGTACGGGCTTTGGACCTATTGGATAAAGTAGGCTTATCAGAGCGCGGCCATCATTACCCGCTCCAGCTTTCGGGCGGCGAGCAGCAGCGTGTTTCACTTGCCCGTGCCTTTTCAAATGCTCCCCGGATCTTATTTGCAGATGAACCAACAGGTAACCTCGATGCAGAGACCAGCGATAAGGTGATCAAACTTATTTTCGATCTGAATAAGGAGGCCGGCACTACCCTCGTAGTGGTAACGCATGACCTTGAGCTGGCAGCCAAAACGCAGCGCATTATCAGGATAAAAGGCGGCAAATTGATTGCCGACGAAAAAACCATCAATGGATAA
- a CDS encoding GNAT family protein, producing the protein MRAYIKAAANGRATGKEYPFIIFDKECGEYAGSTRFYDIQPAYQTLQLGYTWFGEKFRGSGLNKHCKFLLLQFAFDTLGMERVEFRADARNQRSIAAMKSIGCTVEGVLRNHTPLADGSRRDSIVLSILKDEWENKIRDDLKSRL; encoded by the coding sequence ATGCGGGCTTACATCAAGGCAGCTGCTAATGGCCGTGCTACAGGTAAGGAATATCCTTTTATAATTTTTGATAAAGAGTGCGGCGAGTATGCAGGCAGTACCCGTTTCTATGATATTCAGCCTGCCTATCAAACCCTGCAGTTAGGGTATACCTGGTTTGGCGAAAAATTCAGAGGAAGCGGGCTCAACAAACATTGTAAGTTTTTGCTGCTGCAATTTGCCTTTGATACACTTGGAATGGAACGCGTGGAATTCAGGGCAGATGCCCGCAATCAGCGAAGTATAGCTGCCATGAAAAGCATCGGCTGTACAGTTGAAGGCGTTTTGCGAAATCATACGCCTCTTGCCGATGGCAGCCGCCGCGACTCGATTGTGCTGAGTATTTTAAAAGACGAATGGGAAAATAAGATACGGGACGATTTGAAAAGCCGTCTTTAA